Proteins from a single region of Phycisphaeraceae bacterium D3-23:
- the hspQ gene encoding heat shock protein HspQ — translation MSQHQPINIPDYFPGELPAFRVGQIVRHKRYGYRGVVVDFDMACLADDNWYGKNKTKPDRDQPWYHVLVHGSNGNTYAAQESLVLDALDEPIEHPLMSVFFETVDHGQYERNDEHWPGWNG, via the coding sequence ATGAGCCAGCACCAACCCATCAACATCCCCGACTACTTCCCCGGCGAACTGCCCGCCTTCCGCGTCGGCCAGATCGTCCGGCACAAGCGCTACGGCTACCGCGGCGTCGTGGTCGATTTCGATATGGCCTGCCTCGCCGACGACAACTGGTACGGCAAGAACAAGACCAAGCCCGACCGCGACCAGCCCTGGTACCACGTCCTGGTCCACGGCAGCAACGGCAATACCTACGCCGCGCAGGAAAGCCTCGTCCTCGACGCACTGGACGAGCCCATCGAGCACCCGCTCATGAGCGTGTTCTTCGAGACCGTCGACCACGGCCAGTACGAACGCAACGACGAACACTGGCCCGGCTGGAACGGGTAA